A genomic segment from Oncorhynchus keta strain PuntledgeMale-10-30-2019 chromosome 7, Oket_V2, whole genome shotgun sequence encodes:
- the akap17a gene encoding A-kinase anchor protein 17A yields the protein MMTTLVHDTTEAVCLCQEYNLFLKPIAKMTLSVALPQLKLPGKSISNWEVMERVKAMVAPEQFSALRISKSTMDFIRFEGEVENRGVVKILLAKLDGKSIKLSGFTDILKVRAVENKMDFPTRYDWDSFFRDAKDMNDTVPGERPDTIRLEGLPCRWFTLPDGPPDRPSEMALQTIFQGFGQVRHVDIPMLDPYREETLDKNFNTFTFGGHLNFEAYVQYQEYDGFAKAMDTLRGMKLMYKGEDGKAVACNIKVTFDTSKHLSDVALKRRQQERLRILELERQREELKRKEKEEEERHKEEERKQKEAEEEEKERRREERIRKREQKLRDREERRNLKKVKRRQEEEQKKLQMKIATEERRLLLAQRNLESIRLIAELLGRTKALKQQQQEKERVEREEREKEELARQKEELARLEQLEACRREQEAELRRVELEKGRALDLQRRERELRERLVGNLLKKAGGEGENHTSTQPSALTMHKGDSSDLSKTGRALGVNGVKPRGEERPRAMVRSHVTEKQIGEREERRGGIEERRGNEWRSREAREKPRERERSRSHSQCRRRYSRRRRSSSRKRSDSQRRRRSHSSKRRSDSRRRRSRISKMRSDSRRRSGSRSHRRDSHHGRGCSSRSTSHDWSRSSSERSRSRGRRGRRHKDSRSRSSSSSSRSRERSREKDRSTERSRDSRKRSRSHSRSRRY from the exons ATGATGACCACCCTCGTCCATGACACCACTGAGGCCGTGTGTCTGTGTCAGGAGTACAACCTGTTCCTGAAACCCATCGCCAAGATGACG TTGAGTGTGGCACTGCCCCAGCTGAAGTTGCCTGGGAAGAGCATCTCTAACTGGGAGGTGATGGAGAGGGTGAAGGCCATGGTGGCTCCTGAACAGTTCTCTGCCCTCAG GATCTCTAAGAGCACCATGGACTTTATCCGCTTCGAGGGCGAGGTGGAGAACAGAGGGGTGGTGAAGATCCTACTGGCCAAACTGGATGGCAAGAGCATCAAACTCAGCGGCTTCACTGACATACTCAAG GTGCGTGCAGTGGAGAATAAGATGGACTTCCCGACACGTTATGACTGGGACTCGTTCTTCCGTGACGCCAAGGACATGAACGATACGGTTCCAGGGGAGAGGCCAGACACCATCCGCCTGGAGGGCCTGCCCTGCCGCTGGTTTACCCTGCCTGACGGTCCCCCTGATCGGCCCTCCGAGATGGCCCTGCAGACCATCTTCCAG GGCTTTGGTCAGGTGCGTCATGTAGACATCCCCATGTTGGACCCGTACAGAGAGGAGACTCTTGATAAGAACTTCAACACCTTCACCTTTGGCGGCCATCTTAACTTTGAGGCGTACGTCCAGTACCAGGAGTACGATGGCTTCGCCAAGGCCATGGACACACTGAGAGGCATGAAGCTCATGTACAAAGGAGAGGATGGCAAGGCTGTGGCCTGCAACATCAAG gtgaCCTTTGACACCAGTAAACACCTGAGTGACGTGGCTCTGAAGAGACGGCAGCAGGAACGACTGAGAATActggagttggagagacagagggaggagctGAAACgcaaggagaaggaggaagaggagagacacaaggaggaggagag GAAACAgaaggaggcggaggaggaggaaaaggaacggaggagggaggagaggatacgtaAACGAGAGCAAAAGCTGAGGGaccgggaggagaggaggaacctaaagaaggtgaagaggagacaggaggaagagcaaAAGAAGTTGCAGATGAAGATTGCGACAGAGGAGAGAAGGCTGTTGTTGGCTCAGAGGAACCTGGAGTCGATACGCCTTATCGCTGAACTACTGGGCAGgaccaag GCTCTGAAACAGCAAcaacaggagaaggagagagtggagagagaggagcgagagaaggagGAGTTAGCCAGGCAGAAGGAGGAGTTAGCCCGGCTGGAGCAGCTTGAGGCCTGCAGGCGGGAGCAGGAGGCGGAGTTGAGACGTGTGGAGTTAGAGAAAGGGCGTGCCTTGGATCTGCAGcgcagagagagggagctgagggagAGACTGGTTGGTAACCTGCTGAAGAaggctggaggggagggagaaaacCACACCTCCACCCAACCCTCAGCCCTGACCATGCACAAGGGAGACAGCTCCGACCTGAGTAAGACAGGAAGGGCCCTGGGGGTGAACGGGGTGAAaccgaggggagaggagagacccagAGCTATGGTACGATCACACGTCACTGAGAAAcaaataggagagagggaggagaggcgaggaggcatagaggagaggagaggtaatgaATGGAGAAGCAGAGAGGCGAGGGAGAAAcctagagaaagggagaggagtcGGTCCCATAGCCAGTGTAGGAGGAGGTACAGCCGGAGACGAAGAAGCTCTAGCAGAAAGAGGAGTGatagtcagaggaggaggagaagtcaTAGTTCTAAGAGGAGAAGCGATAGCAGACGGAGGAGAAGTCGCATTTCTAAGATGAGAAGCGATAGCAGACGGAGGAGTGGTAGTCGTAGCCACAGGAGAGACAGTCACCATGGACGGGGCTGTAGCAGCAGGAGCACCAGCCATGATTGGAGCAGAAGCTCTAGTGAGAGGAGCCGCAGCAGAGGCAGGAGGGGCCGTAGGCAtaaagacagcaggagcagaTCTAGTAGCAGCAGCTctaggagtagagagaggagcagagagaaggacaggAGTACAGAGAGGAGTAGAGACTCCAGGAAGCGTAGTAGGAGTCATTCTCGTTCTAGACGATACTAA